In Aquimarina spinulae, a single window of DNA contains:
- a CDS encoding cytochrome c oxidase subunit 3 translates to MDLTQGTTQEKVNRSKKTMMWFAMISMAMVFAGLTSAYVVSKSRKDWEIDLVFPNAFIYSILIIVASSVTFYFVKIAIEKNNRGQATLLLLSTLALGIIFILLQFEGFNDIIRQGYHFTGPTSNIVTTFMFIIVVTHLAHIIGGILVLLVVIYNHFKQKYKTGQTLGLELGAMYWHFVDFLWVYLFLFLYFVK, encoded by the coding sequence ATGGATTTAACACAAGGAACAACACAAGAAAAAGTTAATAGATCCAAAAAAACCATGATGTGGTTTGCTATGATCAGTATGGCAATGGTATTTGCAGGACTTACTAGTGCTTATGTTGTGAGTAAAAGTAGGAAAGACTGGGAGATAGATCTTGTTTTTCCAAATGCATTTATATACAGTATACTAATAATAGTAGCAAGTAGCGTTACATTTTACTTTGTAAAAATTGCAATTGAGAAAAATAATAGAGGCCAGGCTACATTATTACTGCTCTCTACACTTGCATTAGGAATCATATTTATACTCTTGCAGTTTGAAGGATTTAACGATATTATTAGACAAGGATATCATTTTACAGGTCCGACATCTAATATCGTTACTACATTTATGTTTATCATTGTAGTAACACACCTTGCACATATCATTGGAGGGATATTAGTGCTTTTAGTTGTAATTTATAATCATTTTAAACAAAAATATAAAACAGGTCAAACTCTTGGTTTAGAACTAGGTGCTATGTACTGGCATTTTGTTGATTTTCTGTGGGTTTATCTCTTTTTGTTTTTGTATTTCGTTAAATGA
- a CDS encoding SCO family protein, with protein sequence MKKNSYIGISFIILVFGIIFIPKIMNRIKSTSIVKNDRMSASNPVVNEKLSYIKLNGEPKKVPEFAFLDQDSILITNHDYKGKVYIAEFFFTSCPTICPKMNKNLVYLQNKLKDNEDFGVASFTINPKFDTPKRLKKYAEKYKVTDPDWHFMTGDREDIYELANAGFNIYAAENPDVPGGFEHNGYFALIDQEGYIRSRYDASGNPIIYYRGTIGVKEKVDENGEEEQITILLEDIKKLLDKNE encoded by the coding sequence ATGAAAAAAAATTCATATATCGGGATATCGTTTATCATATTGGTTTTTGGAATCATTTTTATACCAAAGATTATGAATAGAATCAAAAGCACTTCGATTGTTAAAAATGATAGGATGAGTGCTAGTAACCCTGTTGTTAATGAAAAACTTAGTTATATAAAACTTAATGGGGAGCCAAAAAAAGTTCCTGAGTTTGCATTCTTAGATCAGGATAGTATCCTAATTACGAATCATGACTATAAAGGTAAAGTATATATTGCAGAATTTTTCTTTACCAGTTGCCCAACCATTTGTCCTAAGATGAATAAAAATTTGGTGTATCTGCAAAATAAATTAAAAGACAATGAGGATTTTGGAGTAGCTTCTTTTACGATCAACCCTAAGTTTGATACCCCAAAAAGGCTTAAGAAGTATGCAGAGAAGTATAAAGTAACAGATCCTGACTGGCATTTTATGACAGGAGATAGAGAAGATATCTATGAGCTGGCTAATGCTGGATTCAATATTTATGCGGCAGAGAATCCCGATGTACCAGGAGGATTCGAACATAACGGTTACTTTGCTTTAATTGATCAGGAAGGATATATAAGATCGAGATATGATGCGTCGGGCAATCCAATTATTTATTATAGAGGAACAATTGGTGTGAAAGAAAAAGTAGATGAAAATGGTGAAGAAGAGCAAATAACTATTTTATTAGAAGATATAAAGAAACTATTAGATAAGAATGAGTAA
- the cyoE gene encoding heme o synthase: MSVTQTNTIKISIVQDFKEITKMRLALSVVFSSVAGYLLGVETVSWSTLILLAVGGYFMVGASNAYNQIIERNLDKLMDRTKNRPIPSGRMSVNTAFAIATFFTIAGISVLYTINPQTAMFGAISIFIYVSIYTPLKTKTPLSVFVGAIPGAIPFMLGWVAATNNFGIEPGTLFMIQFFWQFPHFWAIGWFLFDDYKKGGFFMLPTGKRDQGTAVQVIIYTLWTVVTSLIPVFGVTGKLYLTPVSGVIILLLGIILIRSAVRLYKVRDAKTAKQLMLMSVLYITLLQVIYVVDKFVRIWI, from the coding sequence TTGAGCGTGACCCAAACGAATACTATAAAAATCTCGATTGTTCAGGATTTTAAAGAAATTACAAAAATGCGTCTGGCATTAAGTGTGGTTTTTTCTTCTGTTGCAGGATATTTGCTAGGTGTAGAAACAGTTTCCTGGAGTACTCTGATTCTTCTCGCTGTAGGAGGTTATTTTATGGTAGGGGCCTCAAACGCGTATAATCAGATTATAGAAAGAAATTTAGATAAGCTGATGGATCGTACTAAGAATAGGCCGATTCCGTCAGGAAGAATGTCTGTTAATACGGCTTTTGCAATTGCTACATTTTTTACAATTGCAGGGATCTCTGTGTTGTATACGATTAATCCTCAGACAGCAATGTTTGGTGCGATATCTATATTTATATATGTAAGCATATATACACCTTTAAAAACAAAAACACCATTATCTGTTTTTGTTGGGGCTATTCCCGGAGCAATTCCTTTTATGTTAGGCTGGGTAGCGGCAACAAATAATTTTGGGATAGAACCAGGAACATTGTTTATGATTCAATTCTTTTGGCAGTTTCCACATTTTTGGGCTATAGGATGGTTTTTGTTTGATGACTATAAAAAAGGAGGGTTTTTTATGCTTCCAACAGGTAAAAGAGACCAAGGTACTGCTGTGCAGGTTATTATTTATACATTATGGACTGTGGTAACCTCTTTAATACCTGTTTTTGGAGTTACTGGTAAACTTTATCTTACTCCGGTATCAGGGGTAATTATTCTACTGTTAGGAATAATTTTGATTAGATCTGCAGTTCGATTATATAAGGTTAGAGATGCTAAAACAGCAAAACAATTAATGCTAATGAGTGTCTTATATATTACATTATTACAAGTCATTTATGTAGTTGATAAATTTGTTAGAATATGGATTTAA
- a CDS encoding energy transducer TonB, whose amino-acid sequence MEPKKNPKADLTKKSILFLQLGLILVLFITWQGIEWKTYDRTNIDIGQVNLDELEEEDVPITQNLNTPPPPPPPPPAPEIIDVVEDEEEVEETIIESTETNQEEEIVEVEEIEDTDEEEVIADVPFAVIENVPIFPGCENAGNNAAKKKCMSDKVKKFVNRKFNTEIGSELGLSGVNRIYVRFKIDRGGNIVGVQARAPHPRLQKEAQRVVKLLPKMTPGKQRGKAVGVLYSLPIVFQVQD is encoded by the coding sequence ATGGAACCAAAGAAAAATCCAAAAGCAGATTTAACTAAGAAAAGCATCTTATTCCTTCAATTAGGACTTATTTTAGTTCTTTTTATAACATGGCAAGGAATAGAGTGGAAAACCTATGATAGAACCAATATAGATATAGGTCAGGTTAATCTTGATGAGTTGGAAGAAGAAGATGTGCCAATTACACAAAATCTTAATACACCTCCACCTCCACCACCTCCACCACCTGCACCAGAAATTATTGATGTAGTAGAGGATGAAGAAGAAGTAGAGGAAACTATTATCGAATCTACAGAGACAAATCAAGAAGAAGAGATTGTTGAGGTAGAAGAAATCGAAGATACAGATGAAGAAGAAGTAATTGCTGATGTACCATTTGCAGTTATCGAGAATGTGCCAATCTTCCCTGGTTGTGAGAATGCAGGAAACAATGCAGCTAAAAAGAAATGTATGAGTGATAAGGTTAAGAAGTTTGTTAACCGTAAATTTAATACAGAAATAGGAAGCGAATTAGGTCTTTCTGGTGTTAATAGAATCTATGTGAGATTTAAAATTGATAGAGGTGGTAATATTGTTGGTGTTCAGGCAAGAGCTCCGCACCCAAGATTACAAAAAGAAGCACAAAGAGTAGTTAAGTTATTACCTAAAATGACTCCAGGGAAACAAAGAGGAAAAGCAGTAGGTGTACTGTATTCTTTACCAATAGTTTTTCAGGTACAGGACTAG
- a CDS encoding DUF420 domain-containing protein — protein sequence MSNNNQSDVEKKYNKWIVVLSVFIPLAVAALFGVNLRKLGFDVKPLTFLPPIYATINGLTAVILLAALWAIKNKNITLHEKLMKTAILCSVLFLLMYIAYHMTSDSTRFGGEGMIRYIYYFILITHIILSVVVIPFVLITYVRALAKRFDRHKKIARITFPIWLYVAVTGVIVYFMISPYYV from the coding sequence ATGAGTAACAACAACCAATCAGATGTAGAAAAAAAATACAATAAATGGATTGTAGTTTTATCGGTTTTTATTCCTCTCGCAGTAGCTGCATTATTTGGAGTTAATTTGAGAAAACTTGGATTTGATGTAAAACCTCTTACTTTTTTGCCACCAATATATGCTACGATTAATGGTTTAACCGCTGTGATTTTACTAGCTGCTTTGTGGGCAATAAAAAATAAGAATATTACATTGCATGAGAAACTCATGAAAACAGCTATTTTATGTTCGGTATTGTTTTTATTGATGTATATCGCGTATCATATGACTAGTGATTCTACTCGATTTGGAGGAGAAGGGATGATACGATACATATACTATTTTATTTTAATCACTCATATAATCCTGTCTGTTGTTGTTATTCCTTTTGTATTGATTACTTATGTAAGAGCACTGGCAAAACGATTTGATAGACATAAAAAAATTGCGAGAATTACATTTCCGATTTGGTTATATGTAGCCGTTACAGGAGTGATTGTGTATTTTATGATATCACCGTATTATGTTTAG
- a CDS encoding NADP-dependent malic enzyme, producing MSIESKRREALVYHAKPTPGKIKVVPTKKYATQRDLSLAYSPGVAEPCLEIEKEKADVYKYTAKGNLVAVISNGTAVLGLGDIGPEASKPVMEGKGLLFKIFADIDVFDIEVDTKDVDAFIETVKNIAPTFGGINLEDIKAPEAFEIERRLKEELDIPVMHDDQHGTAIISAAALLNALEIANKNIEEVRIVVSGAGAAAVSCTRLYKAFGAKSENIVMTDSKGVIRKDRESLTPEKAEFATDRDLNDLEDAMRDADVFIGLSMANLVSPEMLVTMADNPVVFAMANPDPEIKYDLAIKARKDVIMATGRSDHPNQVNNVLGFPFIFRGALDVRATAINEEMKMAAVKALAELAKEPVPEQVNIAYGETRLNFGKDYIIPKPFDPRLIAKVPPAVAKAAIESGVATAPIADWEKYEDELLERMGNDNKIVRLLLDRAKTNPKRVVFAEADHLDVLKAAQTVKEERIAFPVLLGRKDIILELMKEIDFDPTGIDIIDPKADEECERKNRYAKQYWKTNKRKGITLYDAEKLMRERNYFAAMMVNEGDADALLSGYSRSYPTVVKPMMDLIGLAKGATRIATMNVMMTDKGPLFISDTSINIEPSSKELAKIAQMTARTVEMFGVKPVIAMVSYSNFGSSKHPTASKVQDAVAYLHRYYPNLVVDGGLQMNFALNRKMRKDKFPFSKLNGQKVNTLVFPNLDSANSNYKLLSEINNAESIGPIMMGMNKPAHILQLGASVEEMINMAAVAVIDAQQKEKRDLQLSLMPDVV from the coding sequence ATGAGTATCGAAAGTAAAAGAAGAGAGGCATTAGTATATCATGCCAAGCCTACCCCGGGTAAAATTAAAGTCGTTCCTACTAAAAAATATGCAACTCAAAGAGATTTGTCTTTAGCATATTCTCCTGGTGTTGCAGAGCCTTGTTTGGAAATCGAAAAGGAAAAGGCAGACGTTTATAAATATACGGCAAAAGGAAATCTGGTTGCTGTAATATCGAATGGTACAGCGGTATTAGGATTAGGAGATATTGGCCCCGAAGCGTCGAAACCTGTAATGGAAGGAAAAGGGTTATTGTTTAAGATATTTGCCGATATTGATGTGTTTGATATCGAAGTAGATACTAAAGATGTAGATGCTTTTATCGAAACAGTTAAAAATATTGCCCCAACATTTGGAGGAATAAACCTTGAAGATATTAAAGCTCCAGAAGCCTTCGAGATCGAAAGACGACTAAAAGAGGAACTAGATATTCCGGTAATGCATGATGATCAGCATGGTACAGCTATAATTTCTGCCGCTGCGTTATTAAATGCATTAGAAATTGCAAATAAAAACATTGAAGAAGTAAGAATTGTGGTTAGTGGTGCTGGTGCAGCAGCAGTATCTTGTACAAGATTGTATAAAGCTTTTGGTGCCAAATCCGAAAATATCGTCATGACCGATAGTAAAGGTGTAATTCGTAAAGACAGGGAGAGTCTTACTCCCGAAAAAGCAGAATTTGCCACAGACCGTGATCTAAATGACTTAGAAGATGCGATGCGAGATGCAGATGTATTTATTGGTTTATCGATGGCTAATCTGGTAAGCCCAGAGATGCTGGTGACGATGGCAGATAATCCAGTTGTTTTTGCAATGGCAAATCCTGATCCCGAAATAAAATATGACCTGGCAATTAAAGCTCGTAAAGATGTGATCATGGCTACAGGAAGAAGTGATCATCCTAACCAGGTAAATAATGTATTGGGATTCCCTTTTATTTTTAGAGGAGCGCTGGATGTTAGAGCTACTGCAATTAATGAAGAAATGAAAATGGCGGCCGTAAAAGCATTAGCCGAGCTAGCCAAAGAACCTGTTCCAGAGCAAGTAAATATAGCATATGGAGAAACACGTCTTAATTTTGGTAAAGACTATATCATCCCAAAACCGTTTGACCCAAGACTTATTGCCAAAGTACCTCCTGCAGTGGCTAAAGCAGCTATCGAAAGTGGTGTAGCAACAGCACCTATTGCCGATTGGGAGAAGTATGAAGATGAATTGCTTGAGCGAATGGGTAATGATAATAAAATAGTACGATTGTTACTAGATAGAGCAAAAACAAATCCTAAACGCGTTGTTTTTGCAGAAGCAGACCATTTGGATGTGTTAAAAGCAGCTCAGACAGTTAAAGAAGAACGTATTGCTTTTCCGGTTTTATTAGGTCGTAAAGATATCATACTCGAACTGATGAAAGAGATTGATTTTGATCCGACAGGTATTGATATCATTGATCCTAAAGCAGACGAAGAATGTGAGCGTAAAAATAGATATGCCAAACAATATTGGAAAACCAATAAACGTAAAGGAATTACCCTCTATGACGCAGAAAAATTAATGCGTGAACGTAACTATTTTGCTGCTATGATGGTAAATGAAGGAGATGCCGATGCATTACTTTCTGGGTATTCTAGAAGTTATCCAACTGTGGTTAAACCCATGATGGACTTAATAGGGCTTGCCAAAGGGGCAACTCGTATTGCAACGATGAATGTAATGATGACCGATAAAGGCCCATTGTTTATAAGTGATACCTCTATAAATATCGAGCCTTCTTCAAAAGAATTGGCAAAAATAGCGCAAATGACGGCAAGAACAGTAGAGATGTTTGGGGTAAAACCTGTGATTGCTATGGTTTCATATTCTAATTTTGGATCATCAAAACATCCTACTGCTTCAAAAGTACAGGATGCAGTAGCATATTTACATAGGTATTACCCTAACCTGGTTGTAGATGGTGGATTGCAAATGAATTTTGCATTAAACAGAAAAATGAGAAAGGATAAATTTCCATTTTCTAAGCTTAATGGGCAAAAGGTGAATACATTGGTATTTCCTAATTTAGATTCGGCCAATAGTAATTATAAATTATTAAGTGAAATTAATAATGCAGAATCAATAGGACCTATTATGATGGGGATGAATAAACCAGCTCATATCCTTCAATTGGGAGCAAGTGTAGAAGAAATGATCAATATGGCAGCAGTTGCTGTTATTGATGCTCAGCAGAAGGAAAAAAGAGATTTACAATTGTCATTAATGCCAGATGTTGTTTAA
- a CDS encoding cytochrome c oxidase subunit 3, translating into METTVTKTGTEDKTWGGGNQPLKVSYGKMMMWFFILSDALTFSGFLASYGFSRFKFIDSWPIADEVFNHFPFLHGVDAPMYYVALMTFILIFSSVTMVLAVDAGHHMKKKKVIFYMFLTIIGGAIFVGSQAWEWKNFIKGEYGAVETKGGQILQFVDGEGHRVGLKDIAIIDPHKDRTQHERKNGIWYKKEGTLPTYTIEEIRTGFAKRKDLLIRTQVLTEKGEKTILSRTESLKRIQADAIGIVEGANLVHNEYGTPLFANFFFFITGFHGFHVFSGVVINIIIFINVILGTYERRKNYEMVEKVGLYWHFVDLVWVFVFTFFYLV; encoded by the coding sequence ATGGAAACAACTGTTACTAAAACAGGTACTGAAGATAAAACCTGGGGAGGTGGCAATCAACCACTCAAGGTAAGTTATGGTAAGATGATGATGTGGTTTTTTATCCTTTCGGATGCACTTACATTCTCTGGTTTTTTAGCCTCTTATGGTTTTTCAAGATTTAAGTTTATAGATTCTTGGCCAATAGCCGATGAAGTATTTAATCACTTTCCATTCTTACATGGGGTAGATGCTCCAATGTATTATGTGGCTTTGATGACTTTTATTCTGATTTTTTCTTCAGTAACTATGGTGTTAGCTGTAGATGCCGGACACCATATGAAAAAGAAAAAGGTAATTTTTTATATGTTTCTAACTATAATTGGTGGAGCTATATTCGTAGGGTCACAAGCCTGGGAGTGGAAAAATTTTATCAAAGGAGAATACGGTGCAGTAGAAACCAAAGGAGGACAAATTTTGCAATTTGTAGATGGAGAAGGGCATAGAGTAGGTCTAAAGGATATCGCAATTATCGATCCCCATAAAGATAGGACTCAGCACGAGCGAAAAAATGGAATTTGGTATAAAAAAGAAGGAACTCTTCCTACATATACTATCGAAGAAATAAGAACAGGTTTTGCAAAAAGAAAAGATCTTTTGATAAGAACTCAAGTCTTAACAGAAAAAGGAGAGAAAACAATCTTGTCAAGAACAGAGTCTTTAAAAAGAATACAGGCAGATGCTATTGGTATTGTTGAAGGGGCAAATCTTGTGCATAACGAATATGGTACTCCGTTATTTGCTAACTTCTTCTTCTTTATCACTGGTTTTCACGGTTTTCACGTGTTTTCTGGAGTCGTTATTAATATCATTATTTTTATCAATGTAATTCTTGGTACTTATGAAAGGAGAAAGAATTATGAAATGGTAGAAAAGGTCGGTTTATACTGGCACTTTGTAGATTTGGTATGGGTATTTGTATTTACATTCTTTTACCTGGTTTAA
- a CDS encoding VanZ family protein, protein MNIKRLLGHNTLFTLVVVLTSLVTWASLAKFINPVTFKIEGSDKIGHFIAYFTLTIAWALFFFFSEKMNKNLKQSLIITSIICILYGVLMEVLQALLTTYRSSDWYDVVANTSGTIFAVLVFVAFKNRILKFKQNKQEVR, encoded by the coding sequence ATGAATATAAAGAGGTTGTTGGGGCATAACACCCTTTTTACTTTGGTCGTAGTGTTAACCTCTTTGGTAACCTGGGCGTCACTGGCAAAATTTATAAACCCGGTTACATTTAAAATAGAAGGGAGTGATAAAATAGGACATTTTATTGCATACTTTACTTTGACTATAGCATGGGCTTTGTTTTTCTTTTTTTCAGAAAAAATGAATAAAAATTTGAAACAGAGTTTGATTATTACTTCGATTATATGCATCCTATATGGTGTCTTGATGGAAGTATTACAAGCACTTTTAACAACATATCGTAGTTCTGATTGGTATGATGTAGTTGCAAATACAAGTGGTACAATTTTTGCAGTACTTGTTTTTGTAGCGTTTAAAAATAGAATATTAAAATTTAAACAAAATAAGCAGGAAGTCAGGTAG
- the gcvH gene encoding glycine cleavage system protein GcvH: protein MNTPGDLKYTKDHEWIKVEGDIATIGITDFAQSELGDIVYVEVETVGEELEEQEVFGTVEAVKTVSDLFLPLTGEIIEFNEALENEPELVNSDPYGAGWMVKVKISDVSQVDDLLLSADEYKEVVGA, encoded by the coding sequence ATGAATACTCCTGGAGATTTAAAATATACCAAAGATCACGAATGGATCAAAGTTGAAGGCGATATTGCAACTATAGGTATTACTGATTTTGCACAAAGTGAATTAGGTGATATTGTTTATGTAGAAGTAGAAACAGTTGGCGAAGAATTAGAAGAACAAGAGGTTTTTGGTACTGTAGAAGCGGTAAAAACGGTATCAGATCTATTCTTACCGTTAACAGGTGAGATTATCGAATTTAATGAAGCTTTGGAGAATGAGCCAGAATTGGTAAATAGTGATCCTTATGGAGCTGGTTGGATGGTAAAAGTTAAAATATCTGATGTTTCGCAAGTTGACGATTTATTACTATCTGCAGATGAATATAAAGAGGTTGTTGGGGCATAA
- a CDS encoding energy transducer TonB, with protein MSNKHDANVQKSTLVNFQIGLIASLLFTYVMFEVYTATPIVNDSDIDLTIEEPDVDWDGVYKIYEEPKPKEVARKSTKPVVTPEQFKVIDNDTKITDPDKVFKNEPIESTPIDPSSIIDADPVDEDPPFFDFVKVESVPVFPGCETLGTNKEKAACFSEKIREIVSRKFNTGLGEKYGLAGVQRIYTQFDVDADGMIKNIQVRATHPKLKKEAQRVINLFPQMTPGKQRGRAVTVKYQLPIVFKIHN; from the coding sequence ATGAGTAACAAGCACGATGCTAATGTACAAAAAAGTACATTGGTGAATTTTCAGATTGGACTTATAGCAAGTCTTTTATTTACCTATGTAATGTTTGAGGTGTATACCGCTACACCAATAGTTAATGATAGCGATATTGATCTTACAATTGAAGAACCCGATGTAGATTGGGATGGGGTTTACAAAATTTATGAAGAACCCAAGCCAAAAGAAGTTGCAAGAAAGTCTACTAAACCTGTAGTGACCCCAGAGCAATTTAAAGTTATTGATAATGATACTAAAATAACTGATCCGGATAAGGTGTTTAAAAATGAACCTATCGAATCTACACCTATCGATCCCAGTTCTATTATCGATGCTGATCCTGTTGATGAAGATCCACCTTTTTTTGATTTTGTAAAAGTAGAGTCAGTTCCTGTTTTTCCTGGTTGTGAAACATTAGGAACTAATAAAGAAAAAGCAGCTTGTTTTTCTGAGAAAATTAGAGAAATTGTTTCCAGAAAATTTAATACAGGATTAGGAGAAAAGTATGGTTTAGCAGGAGTACAAAGAATCTACACTCAGTTTGATGTTGATGCCGATGGAATGATTAAAAATATTCAGGTTAGAGCAACACACCCGAAATTAAAAAAAGAAGCACAAAGAGTAATTAATTTGTTTCCGCAGATGACTCCGGGTAAACAACGAGGCAGAGCCGTAACTGTAAAATATCAGTTGCCAATTGTTTTTAAAATACATAACTAA
- the ruvA gene encoding Holliday junction branch migration protein RuvA: MITHIKGRLVEKNPTDVVIDCGGVGYLLHISLHTFSLIPEGEVLQLYTHLQVKEDSHTLFGFAEKSEREIFRLLISVSGIGASTARTMLSSLHPDQIKEAIASNDVATIQSIKGIGAKTAQRVIIDLKDKILKVYNIDEVSVSQSNTNKDEALSALETLGFNRKIAEKAIDKVLKQSPKETVENIIKQALKNL; the protein is encoded by the coding sequence ATGATCACACATATCAAGGGGAGGCTTGTAGAAAAAAATCCTACTGATGTAGTAATAGATTGTGGCGGAGTAGGATATTTATTACATATCTCATTACATACTTTTTCTTTGATTCCCGAGGGAGAAGTGCTACAATTATATACACATCTGCAGGTAAAAGAAGATTCTCATACCTTATTTGGTTTTGCAGAAAAATCAGAAAGAGAAATTTTCAGGCTTTTAATCTCGGTTTCGGGAATAGGAGCAAGTACAGCCAGAACCATGTTATCCTCATTACACCCGGATCAAATTAAAGAAGCAATAGCTTCTAATGACGTAGCTACAATTCAATCTATTAAAGGAATCGGAGCCAAAACTGCCCAACGTGTTATTATAGATCTAAAAGATAAAATACTCAAAGTATATAATATCGACGAAGTTTCAGTGTCACAAAGCAATACTAATAAAGATGAAGCGTTATCTGCTTTAGAAACCCTAGGATTTAATCGAAAAATTGCAGAAAAAGCTATTGATAAAGTTCTAAAACAAAGCCCCAAAGAAACAGTTGAAAATATTATTAAACAGGCACTAAAAAATTTATAA
- a CDS encoding MBL fold metallo-hydrolase, with product MKKLLTLAVFTLFFAANAQDKEVKITIDPLSDHIYMLTGRGGNIGVFKNEKGLFIIDDQFARLSDKILTNLKTISDQPVTMVINTHYHGDHTGGNENMANQGATIFAQKNVRSRMEKGQKEKGSIVLLSLPVITFNEGLQLYFKDENVKAFHVHNAHTDGDALIYFVNGNVLHMGDTFFNGRYPYIDLKSGGSIKGYIKASEKALLIANDDTKIIPGHGKLATKKDLAMFLKMLKEITNDIQKEIEAGKSEEDITKDTSLTATYDAKGYGDGFINSERMRKTIYTSLTK from the coding sequence ATGAAAAAATTACTGACTCTCGCAGTCTTTACACTTTTCTTTGCTGCCAATGCACAAGATAAAGAAGTCAAAATCACCATAGACCCATTGTCTGATCACATTTATATGTTAACCGGTCGAGGAGGTAATATTGGTGTTTTCAAAAATGAAAAAGGATTGTTTATCATTGATGACCAATTTGCAAGATTATCTGATAAAATTCTCACTAATCTAAAGACAATAAGCGACCAACCTGTTACTATGGTAATCAACACACATTATCATGGTGATCATACTGGCGGAAATGAAAATATGGCCAATCAAGGCGCTACGATCTTTGCTCAAAAAAATGTAAGATCCAGAATGGAAAAAGGGCAAAAGGAAAAAGGAAGTATTGTTCTGCTATCGTTACCCGTAATTACATTTAACGAAGGGTTGCAATTATACTTCAAAGATGAAAACGTAAAAGCGTTTCATGTACACAATGCTCATACCGACGGAGATGCTCTTATCTATTTTGTAAATGGAAACGTATTACATATGGGAGATACTTTTTTTAATGGACGGTATCCTTATATAGATTTAAAATCTGGCGGAAGTATTAAAGGATATATAAAAGCATCAGAAAAAGCATTACTTATTGCAAATGATGACACCAAAATTATTCCTGGACACGGAAAATTGGCAACAAAAAAAGATTTGGCTATGTTTTTGAAAATGCTAAAAGAAATCACAAACGATATTCAAAAAGAAATTGAAGCCGGAAAATCTGAAGAAGATATTACAAAAGACACTTCGCTTACGGCAACTTATGATGCAAAAGGATATGGAGATGGGTTTATTAACTCAGAACGTATGCGAAAAACAATTTACACCAGTCTCACAAAATAA
- a CDS encoding cytochrome C oxidase subunit IV family protein — MAHDTAHHESNIGRIWKVFILLSVVTIVEVILGIIKPAFLVETTLISMKLLNWIFIILTIYKAYYITWSFMHMEGETKGLRRSVVWTGIFLICYLIFILLTEGDYIFEIYKNGYVAWDF; from the coding sequence ATGGCACACGATACAGCACATCACGAATCGAATATAGGAAGAATCTGGAAAGTATTTATTCTATTATCTGTTGTTACAATAGTAGAAGTAATATTAGGGATTATAAAACCTGCGTTTTTAGTAGAAACCACTTTAATTAGTATGAAACTATTAAACTGGATTTTTATTATTCTTACAATTTACAAAGCATATTATATCACCTGGTCATTTATGCATATGGAAGGTGAGACTAAAGGCTTAAGAAGATCGGTTGTTTGGACAGGTATTTTCCTAATTTGTTATTTAATATTTATTCTGCTTACCGAAGGAGATTATATATTTGAAATCTATAAAAATGGATATGTAGCTTGGGATTTTTAA